A stretch of DNA from Bacillus sp. SM2101:
CTTCAAGATCTTTTTCTAATTCTCCGACTTTGCTCACGCTTTCTGTTGTTGCCTGTTTTGTAGATTCAACATATTCATTCATTTCTACAACGGATTTAGTAATATTTTCTATTTGTACATTTGTTGATTCCATTTCACTATACAATTCCTCTGTAAGGCTTGCTTGTTCACCATAAGCAATTACCATACTTTCAATTGAAGCCATCATTTCCTCAGACCGTTGACCTGCATCGTTTGTTTCAGTATTTAAATTCTCTTGATACTCTTTAACTGAAACAATTGAGGAATGGATATTAGCTAAAATGTGTGTAAGGTTATCTTTAGATTTGATCGCTTCGGCCTTCTGTTCTTCATTTTCTTCCCGTAATTTATTATTAAATCTCGTCTGTACAGCATTTGCAACGAAAACAAATAAAAATGACATTAAAATATATGCTGTATCTTGTTGCGTGATCTCAGCTATAGATTGTTCAAGATTTAATAACACAACTACGAATGTAATAATAAAAACTACAATGTTTATATTTCTTTCTTGATATATTCCCACTATAGTCATTAAAACAAATAAGAACATGATATTTACAATATGAGGATCTAAGACAAGTAACATGATCATGAAAGTGCCTGCTAGAAGGATATTAAAGTATTTAAATATATTCACATATTTCTTTAATTTAGATCGGTTGGAAATGAAATAAACTGGTCCTAAAACTAAATATATAAACCCTAATAAAGGTAATACTACATTTAAAGGCACACCTATTAATATGTTAAATATTTGAGTTAACGTAACCATTGCAGCAAAAATAATCATGACTATGTTATTTCTTTCATTCATTAATTTCATATTACTTTCCATGCAAAAAACTACTTCCCTTCTCTGTTGTTTAAACTGAAACTACATCTTTTATTTCGACCATTTCCTTCCACCAATTGAACGTGTTTTTATTTTCATAAACAACTACTGCATCCATTATTGCAGGTATTACATCTGCTCCTTTATAGAAAAATTTATCACTTACTTGTTTAATATCACACTTGTAAACTTTATCAATATATTGATAAACTTTGGGATCACATAAGGCAATAGCATGTGTGTATTTATATCTTTCTGCATATTGAACAGCCAACCTAATTCCATTCATTCCTAACACACCTCGATAATGAGGTAAAACGGCATAACCGTCAATTTCAAAGACTTTCATGTCCTCTTTAATAACGTCTTTAAATATTTCACTTGTAAATTCGCTCATGTATGCAGATGGTGAAAATTCAACAGTCCCCCCTGCTTCTCCATTATCAGCTATTAATAAAAATTTATCGGAGTGTTGATTATGTTCCATTTCAAATCCTTTTTCTTGCCAACACGATTGCTTAATGTTGTTAAACAAATCTAATTGAGATGTACTACTTACAACTTTATACATTGCTTCGCCAACTTTCTCCTCATTTATTAATTATTCCTATCCTTACTATATCGCCATTAATTACAAATTTTTAATACTACTTTCTATTTATTTCATAAAATTTAACAACTAGTTATTTTGTAACAACAAATTGAATTTTTTACCAATTTATACTTTTTAAAAATAAGTCATCAATGGTTCTAATTAGGAGATGCTCATAAAAATATGATGTAAGTAATAAGTTGACATATTATACTGTAAGTTCTTACAATTACGGTAATTCATTTAGCAAAATATAGGATGATTAACATTACTTCATCACTGATCACATACCTTCAACTATTGGAAAACCTTTGAAGACCTTCTTCTTTTTGACTGAAGTTCTTTACATTTTATAAACAGGAGGAGAATTTAGATGGGAAAACAATTTAGGGAGTTAACTGAAGAACAAATACACTTCATACAAGATCAACACATCTTTTTCATTGCCACTGCCCCAACGGGTGATGGAAGAATTAATTTGTCACCAAAAGGGTACGACTCCATAAAAGTCATCAATAACCATACTATTTCTTATGTGGATTTTGCAGGCAGTGGCAACGAAACAGCAAATCATTTACTCGATAATTCGAGGATTACATTTATGTGGTGTAGTTTTGAACAAAAGCCCCTCATTTTAAGAGCATATGGATACGGCGAAGTTATAAAAAAATATACTGATGAATATTTTACATGGATGGACAATTATTATGCTCATATCCCACCCGAATCAGCTAGACAAATTTTTGTCGTGAATATAGAATCTGTTCAAACTAGTTGTGGTTTTGCTATTCCGTTAATGGAATACGTAAACGATAGAGACACATTAAGTGCTTGGACAAAAAATAAGACTACTCAAGGAAAGTTAGACGAATATATAAAAAAACATGAACCTCGTCTAGATGAAAAATATCCTATACAAAAATAGATGAGCTTTAAAATATACAACTTTAGATTATATGAGGAACGAATGTAAAAAGACATATAGCCTTAATTTTTTTGAAGGGTTGAGAAATATGAGTGTAACAAAAATAATTAACCAATTAATAGAACATAATATTATCCCATCAAAACCAGAATATAAACCATTAACTGGTGGTACTGTTAGTGAACTATACCTAATAAAAAATGTGGATAACTCTCATTATGTTATTAAAATTAATGAAACTAATATTGTGAAGTCAGAGGCTGAATATCTTAATTATTATAAGAATATCAGTTTAATACCTAACCTTATTTTTGTAGAGCCATCGTATAAATACATCGTTTATTCTTTTATTCCTGGCGCTACAAACTATACACTGAAAAGTAAAAAAGACTTACTTATCACACTTGTGTTAGAGCTAATAAATAATTATCAAACAGTCACTTCAAAGGAAAATTGGGGATGGGCAGATGAACCAGCAGAATCATGGAGAGACTTTCTTAAGAGTGAAATCACTCGTGCGAACACTCACATAGCCCCTTATTTAGGCAGTGCTGAATATGATTTTGTTCTTAATTTAATTCCTGAATCATCTACTTCGACTCACCCGTACTTACTTCACGGTGATTGTGGTATGCACAACTTTATTTTTGACTTGGCAGAATTAAAGGGAGTCATTGATCCAGCACCGGTTTTAGGAAGAAGCTACTATGATTTAATTTATGCTTTTTGTTCCTCTCCAGTAGAGTTAACAGTAGAGACGATAGATTCAGCTATGCTGCATTTAACAACTGATGATCGTGGTTGCTTTTCATATAAGGATGTACTTATTGTCTTATACCTCAGAATAGCAGCATGCATCAAACATCATCCAGACGATTTTGATGCATATAAAAGAGCGTGGTATTACTGGAAAGAAATATTAACGAGGAGAAAGCTATAGTACCTATTAAATGAGCCTATTCTTTCATAGCTTCAAAATAGGAAGAAGTGTTTTATTAAGTAAAATCAAAGTCAAACAGCACCAGATTCCGGTGCTGTTTGAACTTATTATTTAGACGTGAGGGTAACCCATCTCTATAGATTTGCTGCTATTTTAGCAGCGACAATTGCATTATTTTTTACTAAGGCAATGTTTGCTATCAAGCTTCTTCCATCTGTTAATGCTTTCACTTTGTCTAGTAAAAAAGGTGTTGCGTCTTTTCCTGAAATTCCATTCTCTTCTGCTTCAACGAGCGCTTTGTCAATGATTGATGTAATATACACTTCATCTAATTCATCTTCAGTCGGGATCGGATTAGCAATGACGAGACCACCTTGTAATCCCAGCTCCCACTTCGTCTGAATTAAATTAGCTATTTCCTTCGGTGAATCTATTTGATAATCTACTTCAAATTGACTCGTTCTTGAGTAAAATGCTGGTAATGCTTTTGTGCCATGACCTATAACTGGAACACCGTTTGTTTCTAGATATTCTAACGTTAGTCCTAAATCTAATATTGACTTGGCACCCGCACATACGACTGCTACATTTGTTTGAGCAAGCTCTTGAAGGTCAGCTGATATATCCATCGTCTGCTCTGCCCCACGGTGAACACCACCGATCCCACCTGTGGCAAATACTTTAATGCCTGCAAGATGAGCACAAATCATAGTAGCTGCCACCGTTGTTGCGCCGTGCTTTTTCATTGCAACGATATACGGTAAATCTCTTCTACTTACTTTTTCTATTTCCTTACTCGTAGCTAATAGCTCAAGCTCTTCATTATTTAATCCAATTTTTATTTTTCCATCTAATATGGCAATTGTAGCAGGTACAGCACCGTTATCTCGAATTAATGCTTCTACTTCTTTTGCGGTTTCTACATTTTGCGGGTAAGGCATACCGTGCGAAATGATTGTTGATTCTAATGCTACAACCGGCTTTTTTTCTTCTATTGCCTTTGTCACTTCCTCTGAATACACTAGCACATCTTGTAAATTCATTTACTTATCCTCCTCAAAATATTGTTGATATGTTTTCACCAATAAC
This window harbors:
- a CDS encoding phosphotransferase — encoded protein: MSVTKIINQLIEHNIIPSKPEYKPLTGGTVSELYLIKNVDNSHYVIKINETNIVKSEAEYLNYYKNISLIPNLIFVEPSYKYIVYSFIPGATNYTLKSKKDLLITLVLELINNYQTVTSKENWGWADEPAESWRDFLKSEITRANTHIAPYLGSAEYDFVLNLIPESSTSTHPYLLHGDCGMHNFIFDLAELKGVIDPAPVLGRSYYDLIYAFCSSPVELTVETIDSAMLHLTTDDRGCFSYKDVLIVLYLRIAACIKHHPDDFDAYKRAWYYWKEILTRRKL
- a CDS encoding pyridoxamine 5'-phosphate oxidase family protein, producing the protein MGKQFRELTEEQIHFIQDQHIFFIATAPTGDGRINLSPKGYDSIKVINNHTISYVDFAGSGNETANHLLDNSRITFMWCSFEQKPLILRAYGYGEVIKKYTDEYFTWMDNYYAHIPPESARQIFVVNIESVQTSCGFAIPLMEYVNDRDTLSAWTKNKTTQGKLDEYIKKHEPRLDEKYPIQK
- a CDS encoding methyl-accepting chemotaxis protein, which translates into the protein MNERNNIVMIIFAAMVTLTQIFNILIGVPLNVVLPLLGFIYLVLGPVYFISNRSKLKKYVNIFKYFNILLAGTFMIMLLVLDPHIVNIMFLFVLMTIVGIYQERNINIVVFIITFVVVLLNLEQSIAEITQQDTAYILMSFLFVFVANAVQTRFNNKLREENEEQKAEAIKSKDNLTHILANIHSSIVSVKEYQENLNTETNDAGQRSEEMMASIESMVIAYGEQASLTEELYSEMESTNVQIENITKSVVEMNEYVESTKQATTESVSKVGELEKDLEEFNCDIELTVDLMEDVKNTTQIIEDTLSTISDIAEQTNLLALNAAIEAARAGEHGKGFSVVAEEVRKLAESSKESSESIGEHLLAFREKINKASHTITGSQESIKKNRQGMNHVRMISSNVNSYMESFHDKTIHLQEFIMGVQSMMQEVGSKVEVNTNITQKNTNSIADVKELVINQQQSISRLSDGFSNLGKKIVALDS
- a CDS encoding GNAT family N-acetyltransferase; protein product: MYKVVSSTSQLDLFNNIKQSCWQEKGFEMEHNQHSDKFLLIADNGEAGGTVEFSPSAYMSEFTSEIFKDVIKEDMKVFEIDGYAVLPHYRGVLGMNGIRLAVQYAERYKYTHAIALCDPKVYQYIDKVYKCDIKQVSDKFFYKGADVIPAIMDAVVVYENKNTFNWWKEMVEIKDVVSV
- a CDS encoding pseudouridine-5'-phosphate glycosidase; this translates as MNLQDVLVYSEEVTKAIEEKKPVVALESTIISHGMPYPQNVETAKEVEALIRDNGAVPATIAILDGKIKIGLNNEELELLATSKEIEKVSRRDLPYIVAMKKHGATTVAATMICAHLAGIKVFATGGIGGVHRGAEQTMDISADLQELAQTNVAVVCAGAKSILDLGLTLEYLETNGVPVIGHGTKALPAFYSRTSQFEVDYQIDSPKEIANLIQTKWELGLQGGLVIANPIPTEDELDEVYITSIIDKALVEAEENGISGKDATPFLLDKVKALTDGRSLIANIALVKNNAIVAAKIAANL